GAAGAGAGCCGCGTAGTAGTGGAGGTTCTCCTCGGCGGTCAGCGCGTCGTCGAGCAGCGTGTGGTGCGCGACGTAGCCCATGCCGCCGCGCACGGCCGCGGCCTTCTTCGTGGGGTCCAGACCGTTGATGGTCAGGCTTCCCTCGGAAGGCCGGGCCAGGGTGGCGAGCAGCGAGAGCAGCGTGCTCTTGCCGGCCCCGTTGGCCCCGAGCAGGGCCACGGCTTCACCGGCGTGGAGGGTCAGGTCGACGTCCCGGAGCGCCCAGAATCGACCGTAGCGCCGGGACAAGCCCTGGGCCTCGACCACGACCTCCACGTCAGTTGGAGTGGGCTGTGGTCGAGGCACGGCGCACGGCGTCCTTCGCCTGGCCGTTGTGCGACGCCTTCTGGTTCCGGCTGTCGAGCAGCCGATCGCGCTCGGCCTCGAACTGCTCGCGGGTCAGCTCGCCGGACACGTAGCGGTCGGCGAGACGCGACAGAGCCAGTCGCTTCGAATCGATGCCGCCACCGCCGGTCGCGACCGTCGGACGGCGCGAGGCCCCGAACAGCAGACCGAAGAGCAGCAACGCACCCACGAGCACCATGAGGATGATCCGCTGGTCGGCGAAGCGGTGCGGGCGCACCTCGACCCGGGCGACCTGTTGCGTGCCACCGTGGTCGTGGGGATCGCCCTGGGCCATGGCGGTGCCGCCGGCCAGGCGGACCGACCACTCGGTCCCGGCCTCGACGGGGAGTCCGGAGTACGCCGCGAAGCCCTCCATGGGCGACTCGCTCGGGATCATCGACTCGACCATGACCTGCACGTCGGGCGGAGCCACGAGGACGCGACGGTCACGAGCCCCGTAGACGTTCGTGTTGACCCAGTCGGTCCCGTTCGGGTCGTACTCGATCGCATAGCTCACGAACATGCGCGTGGTGCCGGGCCGTAGCGCACGCTCCACGGCGCGCACGTTCGCCGCGTCGGTCTCGACCACGGGCAAGGTGATCGGGAACTCCCCCGAGCCCACCGAGGCCTGGGGCGCGCCGTGGGTGGGGTTCTCGAACCCGAAGCGCATGGGCAGGGCATCGGCGACGATGGTCATGGGCGGATCGGACGCGTTCTCGAACTCGAAGAGCTCGGTCACGAGCATGTGTTCCGCGTCCCGCCGGAAGATCACGTGGTGACGTGCCATGTCGACGCCGACGAGATCCCGGGTGACCTCGTAGACCTCGAGTTGCACGGGCTGGTCGATCGCCTCGAGGCTCTGCGAGAAGGTCACGTCTCCGCGCACGACCCGCAGCAGCAGGTGGGCTTCGGACTCGGGCACGTCGGCGATCTCGAAGGCGCCGGAGACGTCTTCGACGGTCGCCAGCGGCTCCATGCCCTGGGCCACGTCGATCAGCTCGATGCGATCGGCCACACCCGGGCCACCGGTCGTCCCGTTCAGGAGCTCACCGCGCAGAGTGGCCGCGTCGGCAGCGGTACCGGCGAGGAGCACGAGACCCAGGGAGAGTGCGATGCGGGCGTTCAAGATCCCACCGCCGATCCGCAGGAGGGGCAGAAGGCCGCACGCGGCGGCAACGAGGCGCCGCATGCGGAGCAGAAAGCGGTTGCGGGAGCCGTGGCCGGTTCGCTCTCGGGAGGAGCGTTCGTGTGATCACGGCTCTCGATCACCTCGAGCTGTTCCATGACCTTCAGGGTCTGGCGCTTGAGGTTGTCGCGCAGGGACAGATAGTCGGGCTCGGCCAGCTTGCCCATGGCGAACTCGAAGTCCAGATCGGCAATGTTGCCCACCAGGACCTCGCGCCGGGTGGACAGGCGGCCGGCCGGCGTGTCTTCTTCGCTGAAGATCCACTGTTCGTCGTTGTCGCTCCGCAGAGCGGGCCACAGGACGACCAGTGCGATCAGCAAGGCGGACCCGAGCAGGACGAACTCCATTACCGGACCTCCAGCAGTTCACGGTCGGGGCTCGTGGCCTGATCCTCACGCCGTGACCTCAGGGCGGGTAGCAGGCAGATCGCCGTGCCGAGGATCATCACCGCCCCGCCGATCCAGACCCACGCCACCAGTGGATTCACGTAGGCCTGCACCACGGCCTTGGTCTGGTCCTCGTTGAGCCCGGCGTAGACCAGGTACAGGTCCTCGCGCAGTTGCCGCGCGATCGCGACCTCGCTCGAAGGCTGTTCGCTGGCGAAGTAGAAGCGCTTCTCGGGTTGCAGGCGGAAGACCTCCTGCCCGCCCCGGGACACGGCGACTTCGAGCTGACCCGACCAGTAGTTCGCGTTCTCGCGCTGGGTGATCTCGTCGATGCGCAGTTCGTACTGACCCA
The sequence above is a segment of the Candidatus Krumholzibacteriia bacterium genome. Coding sequences within it:
- a CDS encoding SHOCT domain-containing protein, encoding MNARIALSLGLVLLAGTAADAATLRGELLNGTTGGPGVADRIELIDVAQGMEPLATVEDVSGAFEIADVPESEAHLLLRVVRGDVTFSQSLEAIDQPVQLEVYEVTRDLVGVDMARHHVIFRRDAEHMLVTELFEFENASDPPMTIVADALPMRFGFENPTHGAPQASVGSGEFPITLPVVETDAANVRAVERALRPGTTRMFVSYAIEYDPNGTDWVNTNVYGARDRRVLVAPPDVQVMVESMIPSESPMEGFAAYSGLPVEAGTEWSVRLAGGTAMAQGDPHDHGGTQQVARVEVRPHRFADQRIILMVLVGALLLFGLLFGASRRPTVATGGGGIDSKRLALSRLADRYVSGELTREQFEAERDRLLDSRNQKASHNGQAKDAVRRASTTAHSN
- a CDS encoding zinc ribbon domain-containing protein; translation: MEFVLLGSALLIALVVLWPALRSDNDEQWIFSEEDTPAGRLSTRREVLVGNIADLDFEFAMGKLAEPDYLSLRDNLKRQTLKVMEQLEVIESRDHTNAPPESEPATAPATAFCSACGASLPPRAAFCPSCGSAVGS